The stretch of DNA CGGCTCCGTCCGCCGAAGTAGTCCGCCATGCCTCCTTCAGACGACCACGGCGCCGACGCGCAGGGCAGCGTCCGCGACGCCGACGGCCGGCGGGACGTGGTCGTCCCGATGCGCCTCTACAAGACGATCACGGTCTTCTCGACGCTCATCGCGATCGTAAGCGTGGTCTTTGGGTTCGTCCTCCTCGACGCGGCGACCATCCGGCTCAGCCTCCTGCGGCGCGTGATCGTCGGCCTCTTCGGAGCGGTGGGTGTCGTCCCGCCGGAAGCCGTCCTCAGTGCCGTCCTCGCCGTCCTCGGTCTCGGTACGATCGGCCTCGGAGCCGGCGTCTACGTCCTCGGGACGCGGTTTCGTGCCCACGGAATGGGAAACCCTCAAGAGGACGCCGACGAATCTGCAGGTAATGGCTGACGAATTCATCAAAGGGCTCGGCATCCTTACCGGCGCCGGCCTCGGCTGGCTCGTGCTCGCGGGGTGGTACCGGACGCCGGGGTTCGAGAGCACACGGCAACTCGTGAGTCCGGTGTCTCCGGACCCGGCGAGCGCCGACCTGTTCAACCTGCTGGCCATCGGGCTGATGGACACGCTGCTGTGGTTCGCGATCCTCGGCCCGTTCGCGTTCTGGGTCGTCCTGCCCGCGGTCCGGCAGGCGCGGAAGGCGATGGACGAGCGGCAGGCATAGCGCGGTCAGCGGAGTCACGCGGGTCGGCGTGGATTTTCGCGGGTGCGGCCGTGTCGTGACCGGACGAGAAGACGGGTGAGCGAGTCGTCGTGGCGATTCTACGGGGTCACCTCAGACGACGGCGTTCCAGAGCGGTTCGATGAAGACGAACAGGCTCTGATAGCCGGCGTACAGCAGGGCGAGCAGCGACGCCGCGACGGCGCCTTTCGGCCGCTCGAACGTCATGTCGTTACGGGCCTCGACCTGTCGGGATTCGAACTCGAAGAAGTCGGTGAGAAGCAGGCCGATGGCCAGCACCGACATGACCATGCCGCCGTGTGGCTCGATCACTAGGAAGACAAACGACGCGACCACCAGCGCGATCATCGTCAGCGAGTGCGGGAGGTACCGGCTCAGCTCATCGGCGCCGTCGTCGACCATGCGCTGGTGAACGGAGTGGGCGCGGATTCGCGTGAGCATGTTCGCCACCACCAGCGCCAACACGACGTGTGCGATGTACGGCTCGAGCGCGTCGAGAGCGCCGACCGGGACGACGAACTGTAGCGGTTGCATACTCCGAGTTCGAGCGCAGACTCATTAGAAGTTTTCCGTTCGGGTTGGCGCCACTACGTCGAGCGATCCGGCGCGGTCGATCCGAACGGCCGATCCGCGGTCGACGACGCCGCGATGGCCGCCGTCGACGACGAGGGCGACGGCGCCCTCGCGTTCGACCGAGACGGTGACGGTGCCGTCGGGGTCGACCACGCGGGTCTCCGCGGCCGTCGAGAACGGGGAGATGGGCACGAGGGCGACGCCCGCGCCGGCTTCGAGAACGGGGCCGCCCGCGGCGGCGGCGTAGCCGTCGCTCCCGAGCGGCGTCGCGAGGGCGACGCCGTCGGCGCGGACCGACCCCAGTCGCTCGCCGCCGACGGTGAGGGCGTACTCGGAGATGCTCGCGGGGGCGTCGGTCACGAGCGTCACGTCACGGAGTCCGCGGGTGACGACGTCGCCGTCGGCGTGGACGCCGAGGATGGGGTGAGCAGTGACGCGATGGTCGCCGGCGGCGACGGCGGCGACGGCGGCGTCGAGCGAGTCGCGAGCGACGAGGTGGCGGCCGCCCGCGGCCGTCACCGGAAGCAGGGGCGCGGCGGGCGGCTCCACGGCGGCCGACCGGATCGCCTCGTCGCCGACG from Haloplanus salinus encodes:
- a CDS encoding DUF7313 family protein, giving the protein MQPLQFVVPVGALDALEPYIAHVVLALVVANMLTRIRAHSVHQRMVDDGADELSRYLPHSLTMIALVVASFVFLVIEPHGGMVMSVLAIGLLLTDFFEFESRQVEARNDMTFERPKGAVAASLLALLYAGYQSLFVFIEPLWNAVV
- a CDS encoding NAD(+)/NADH kinase — protein: MNVAVRGGSDDDAAALAVGGATVVDETADPAVVVAVGDEAIRSAAVEPPAAPLLPVTAAGGRHLVARDSLDAAVAAVAAGDHRVTAHPILGVHADGDVVTRGLRDVTLVTDAPASISEYALTVGGERLGSVRADGVALATPLGSDGYAAAAGGPVLEAGAGVALVPISPFSTAAETRVVDPDGTVTVSVEREGAVALVVDGGHRGVVDRGSAVRIDRAGSLDVVAPTRTENF
- a CDS encoding DUF7315 family membrane protein yields the protein MPPSDDHGADAQGSVRDADGRRDVVVPMRLYKTITVFSTLIAIVSVVFGFVLLDAATIRLSLLRRVIVGLFGAVGVVPPEAVLSAVLAVLGLGTIGLGAGVYVLGTRFRAHGMGNPQEDADESAGNG
- a CDS encoding DUF7314 family protein, with translation MADEFIKGLGILTGAGLGWLVLAGWYRTPGFESTRQLVSPVSPDPASADLFNLLAIGLMDTLLWFAILGPFAFWVVLPAVRQARKAMDERQA